In the genome of Enterococcus hirae ATCC 9790, one region contains:
- a CDS encoding vitamin B12-dependent ribonucleotide reductase, producing the protein MGIYSKKYIEKLNQDIRNYPEVKPIDPQMKLTFEGISRLVMLDRYTYKDPHNQTLTIGDLVVLTVHADPQYPARGIGTIIQHSGDDLTIEVEEEFRSSLTDPEEIARGFVKRNKSEVEKPLELYYEQIAARVAFGISQVEGDRKAEFFEDFYKQLTEQNLIPAGRVLYGAGTQSEVTYFNCFVMPFIQDSRSGLAKHREEVMEIMSRGGGVGTNGSTLRPKSAVVHGVNGKSSGAVSWLNDLANLTHLVEQGGSRRGAQMIMLNDWHPDIFEFIISKIQNPLILQQLITTSQNPLIKQLASEKLAFSPLTQEERELFEVLVKEEGLLQFAEHAFIKEAKQKLKMGGSYSVKDPDFLTGANISICLTKEFMAAVAQDKTYDLRFPAIDEYTEIEMADYDQHWAEIGDVREWEATGRKVKVHQTIRARELWELITYCATYSAEPGIFFIDNANEMTNAAAYGQKVVATNPCGEQPLTPYAVCNLAAINLANMVDEHQEIDFQKVAEVVRTSVRFQDNVIDATPYFFDKNEQQAKGERRIGLGVMGLADLLIYCGKTYGSKEGNALVDQLFETIAVTAYQTSIELAKEKGSFPYLVGKNEEETRQLRERFIHSGYMKKMPEHIRQGVLTYGIRNSHLLTVAPTGSTGTMTGVSTGLEPYFSFSYFRSGRLGKFIEVHAEIVDEYIAKHPEADASELPEYFVSAMELSPEAHVDVQCTIQRWVDSSISKTVNAPKGYRVKEVADIYERLYQGGAKGGTVYVDGSRDSQVLTLSAEENSFTDELVTSEVHPDVLLTEASNDSATSEERCPICHEGTIEEIGGCSTCTHCKVQLKCGL; encoded by the coding sequence AGTCGTCTTGACGGTACATGCGGATCCACAATACCCGGCTCGTGGAATTGGAACGATCATTCAGCACTCTGGAGACGATTTAACGATCGAAGTGGAAGAGGAATTTCGCTCCTCTTTGACTGATCCTGAAGAAATAGCTCGTGGATTCGTTAAAAGAAACAAAAGTGAAGTTGAAAAACCTTTAGAGCTGTATTATGAACAAATTGCTGCTCGAGTTGCTTTCGGAATTAGTCAAGTCGAGGGCGATAGAAAAGCTGAATTTTTTGAAGATTTTTACAAACAATTGACTGAACAAAATTTGATTCCTGCAGGAAGGGTGTTATATGGTGCTGGTACGCAATCAGAAGTCACATACTTTAATTGTTTTGTCATGCCATTTATTCAAGATTCTCGTTCTGGTTTAGCAAAACACCGAGAAGAAGTCATGGAAATCATGAGTCGTGGTGGTGGAGTAGGAACGAATGGCTCAACCTTGAGACCAAAATCAGCTGTCGTACATGGCGTAAATGGAAAATCTTCTGGTGCTGTTTCTTGGCTCAATGATTTAGCTAATCTCACCCATTTAGTCGAGCAAGGAGGAAGTCGCAGAGGGGCGCAAATGATCATGCTCAATGATTGGCACCCAGATATTTTTGAATTTATTATTTCAAAAATCCAGAATCCGTTGATCCTGCAACAGTTGATAACTACAAGTCAAAATCCCCTAATCAAACAATTAGCAAGCGAGAAACTAGCTTTTTCTCCTTTAACTCAAGAAGAAAGGGAGCTATTTGAAGTCTTGGTTAAGGAAGAGGGGCTTTTGCAATTTGCAGAACATGCTTTCATCAAAGAGGCTAAGCAAAAATTAAAAATGGGTGGAAGTTATAGTGTCAAAGATCCTGACTTCTTAACAGGGGCGAATATTTCAATCTGTCTGACAAAGGAATTCATGGCAGCTGTCGCACAAGATAAGACCTATGATTTGCGTTTTCCTGCTATTGACGAGTATACAGAAATAGAAATGGCTGATTATGATCAACATTGGGCTGAAATCGGTGATGTTCGTGAGTGGGAAGCGACAGGACGTAAAGTGAAAGTTCATCAAACAATTCGAGCCAGAGAGCTTTGGGAATTGATCACTTACTGTGCTACTTATTCTGCGGAACCAGGGATCTTTTTTATTGATAACGCCAATGAGATGACTAATGCTGCTGCCTATGGACAAAAAGTCGTTGCAACAAATCCTTGTGGAGAACAGCCATTGACACCGTATGCGGTATGTAATCTTGCAGCTATCAATTTAGCGAATATGGTAGATGAGCACCAAGAAATCGATTTTCAAAAAGTTGCAGAAGTGGTTAGAACCAGTGTACGTTTCCAAGATAATGTTATTGATGCGACCCCTTATTTTTTTGACAAGAATGAGCAACAAGCAAAAGGGGAACGTCGTATTGGTTTAGGGGTGATGGGCTTAGCCGACTTATTGATCTATTGCGGCAAAACGTATGGCTCTAAAGAAGGAAATGCGTTAGTCGATCAATTGTTTGAAACGATTGCCGTTACAGCTTATCAAACGTCGATCGAATTGGCAAAAGAAAAAGGAAGTTTTCCTTATTTAGTTGGTAAGAACGAAGAAGAAACACGACAATTACGTGAGCGTTTTATCCATTCTGGGTATATGAAAAAGATGCCAGAACATATTAGGCAAGGTGTCTTAACTTATGGAATCCGTAATTCACACTTATTAACCGTTGCACCAACTGGCTCGACAGGTACGATGACTGGTGTTTCCACGGGATTGGAACCTTATTTCTCTTTTTCCTACTTTAGAAGCGGTCGCTTAGGAAAATTCATTGAAGTACACGCTGAAATCGTTGACGAATATATAGCGAAACATCCAGAGGCAGATGCCTCAGAGTTACCGGAATACTTTGTCTCAGCAATGGAGCTTTCACCAGAAGCTCACGTGGATGTCCAATGTACGATCCAACGATGGGTTGATAGCTCCATTTCCAAAACAGTCAACGCACCTAAGGGATATCGTGTTAAAGAAGTAGCTGATATTTACGAACGACTTTATCAAGGTGGGGCAAAAGGCGGTACGGTATATGTTGACGGTAGCCGAGATTCACAAGTCCTGACTTTATCAGCGGAAGAAAATAGTTTTACCGATGAGCTAGTAACATCAGAGGTACACCCAGATGTTTTGCTAACAGAAGCTTCAAACGACTCAGCAACGAGTGAAGAGCGCTGTCCGATTTGTCATGAAGGTACAATTGAAGAAATCGGAGGTTGCAGTACTTGCACCCATTGTAAAGTACAACTAAAGTGTGGATTATAA
- a CDS encoding DUF4430 domain-containing protein — MKKFIVLLAALSSMIVMTGCQSPTTTEQSSAQSQATTKKVTITLQEEGKELSAKNVTYQPNQTLLELLKKQFSVKEDNGFVTAIDGHAQDKDKGLYWTFTINGKMAEKGANDIKLSPNDQIVFNLATFK; from the coding sequence TTGAAGAAATTTATAGTATTATTAGCTGCTTTATCAAGTATGATCGTTATGACTGGTTGTCAATCACCTACCACGACAGAACAATCAAGCGCTCAATCACAAGCCACTACAAAAAAAGTGACCATCACTTTGCAAGAAGAGGGAAAAGAACTATCGGCAAAAAACGTTACTTACCAACCAAATCAGACCTTGTTGGAATTACTAAAAAAACAGTTTTCAGTGAAAGAAGACAATGGTTTTGTGACGGCAATTGATGGGCATGCACAAGACAAAGATAAAGGATTATATTGGACGTTCACAATCAACGGCAAAATGGCGGAAAAAGGAGCAAATGATATTAAATTATCACCTAACGATCAGATAGTGTTCAATTTAGCAACATTCAAGTAA
- a CDS encoding cob(I)yrinic acid a,c-diamide adenosyltransferase — protein MKIYTKSGDAGMTSIIGGQRLAKSASRVRAYGSVDEINSWVGTIVAELDPDKFALLIEQLIQLQRLLFDIGTDFATPTEVKERIVTKKDLEKMEEMIDFYQEKLPVIDKFILPSGHPVAGHFHLARTVTRRAEREITELILEETETNQMSYKLINRLSDLFFVLARYVNVVYHIKEPFYERAGKVFH, from the coding sequence ATGAAAATCTATACTAAAAGTGGTGATGCTGGGATGACTAGTATTATCGGAGGGCAACGGCTAGCTAAGTCAGCTTCTCGTGTTAGAGCTTATGGAAGTGTGGATGAAATCAACTCTTGGGTAGGAACGATCGTTGCAGAATTAGATCCTGATAAATTTGCACTTTTGATCGAACAATTAATCCAACTTCAACGATTACTATTTGATATCGGAACAGATTTTGCCACACCAACGGAAGTCAAAGAACGGATCGTGACTAAAAAAGATTTGGAGAAAATGGAAGAAATGATTGATTTTTATCAAGAAAAACTACCGGTGATCGACAAATTTATTTTGCCTAGTGGACATCCAGTAGCAGGGCATTTCCATCTTGCCCGAACAGTGACCCGAAGAGCGGAACGTGAAATCACTGAATTGATTTTGGAAGAAACAGAAACGAATCAAATGAGCTATAAACTGATTAATCGGTTATCGGATCTCTTTTTTGTCTTGGCACGTTATGTCAATGTGGTTTATCATATTAAAGAACCATTCTATGAGCGAGCTGGGAAAGTATTCCATTAA